The nucleotide window TATTTCGAGGGCGAGCGCGGCCATCAGTTCCGCATCCTGCGCGCCCACAAGAACCGCTTCGGCCCGGCCGACGAGATCGGCGTCTTCGAGATGACCGGCGGCGGCCTGTCCGAGGTCGCCAACCCCTCGGCGCTGTTTCTTTCCGAACGCGGCGAGCCCAGCCCCGGCTCGGCGGTCTTCGCCGGGATCGAGGGCACCCGCCCGGTGCTGACCGAGGTGCAGGCGCTGGTCGCGCCCTCGACATTGGCGAGTCCCCGCCGAACCGTGGTCGGGCTCGATGGCGGCCGGGTCTCGACCATCCTGGCCGTGCTCGAGTCGCGCTGCGCCATCCCCTTCGCGGGGCTCGACGTTTTTCTCAATGTTGCCGGGGGGATGCGTGTCAACGAACCCGCCGCCGACCTTGCTATCGCCGCCGCGCTGCTCAGCGCGCGCGAGGACGCGGCGCTGCCCGCCGATTGCGTGCTTTTCGGCGAGATCAGCCTGTCCGGGGCGCTGCGGCCGGTCGCCCAGGCGGAAAACAGGTTGAAAGAGGCGCAGAAACTTGGTTTTTCACGGGCGATCCTGCCAGCGGCCACCAAGGTCGAGGGCGTGGCCGGCATGCGGATCGACCGCATCGCCGACCTGACAAGTTTCGTGGGCGAGACCTTCGGCGCCGGATGACGGCGGCGGGCCTGGCTTTCAGACGCGGCAAAACCGCGAAAGGGCGTGAAAATGGACGGATTCACCATCATCGACGGCATTGTCGCGGCCGTGATCATCCTCTCGGCGATCCTGGCCTATGCGCGCGGCTTCGTGCGCGAATCGCTGGCGATTCTGGGCTGGATCGGCGCGGCGGTGCTGGCCTTCATCTTCGCGCCGACGGTGCGGCCGATGGTGGCGCAGGTGCCGGGGCTGAACAAGTTCCTGGCCGACAGCTGCGAACTGGGCACCATCGCCGGCTTCGCCGCGGTCTTCGCCCTGGCGCTGGTGCTGTTCTCGATCATCACGCCGCTGTTTTCCTCGGTCGTGCAGCGGTCGGCGCTTGGCGGCGTCGACCAGGGCATGGGTTTCCTGTTCGGGGTGGCGCGCGGCATCCTGCTGGTCGCCATCGCCTTCATCGTCTATGACCGGGTGATGGTGACGCAGCCGGTGGCGGCGGTCGAGAACTCCCGCTCGGCCCAGGTGTTCGAGCGGATGCGCGGCCAGATGGACCAGCAGATCCCGCAGGACGCGCCGGGCTGGGTGGTCAGCCGCTACGAGCAGCTGGTGCGCAGCTGCGCCCCCGCCGGCCAGCCGGTCGATGCCGCGACCCAGACTCCGGCCCAGAGCCCGGCCCAAACTCCCGCGGCGCCGGCGAACTGAAACAATATGCCGCTTTCGTGACATAAAAAGCGCCCCGCCGCGGCGGTGGGGCGTGACTTCGCCGGCCTGACACCCTAGATTGGCGTCAAGCGCCCATGCCCAGCCCCGGAATAGCCCCAAGAGTTCGGTGATGATGCAGC belongs to Paracoccus sp. TOH and includes:
- a CDS encoding CvpA family protein, with amino-acid sequence MDGFTIIDGIVAAVIILSAILAYARGFVRESLAILGWIGAAVLAFIFAPTVRPMVAQVPGLNKFLADSCELGTIAGFAAVFALALVLFSIITPLFSSVVQRSALGGVDQGMGFLFGVARGILLVAIAFIVYDRVMVTQPVAAVENSRSAQVFERMRGQMDQQIPQDAPGWVVSRYEQLVRSCAPAGQPVDAATQTPAQSPAQTPAAPAN